The genome window CGCATTGTTCGTAATAAACTAAAAATTGCTAGTGTTGTAACGAATGCTCAAGCTTTTCTACGTATACAGGAGAAATACGATTCCTTCTCTGATTATATTTGGCGTTTTGTGGATCATCAGCCGATCATCAATGAATGGTCGTCAATAGCTGATGTACCTGCGACTACAGAGATTAGTGAACGAATGAGCAAGCAATTGAAAAAGGACGGCTTTAAATTTGTTGGTAATACCATTTGCTATGCATTTATGCAGGCAACAGGGATGGTTAATGATCATGTCGTAGATTGTTTTTGTCGTAGTGAGGGTTCAGATGATGAAAATCGATGACATTAAGGCGCAACTAGTGAGACAGGCAACAATCTTTGAAACAGGTGGAGTACGACCTACACATGGTCTGCTTGAAAGCTGGATTGGCTATGTAGGATGGTCATTACCAGAGGAACAGTGGCCAGAAGGATTTCAGCCCCTTGCTGCATTATTTTTGAAGGATCTGCCTTTTGTACCAGCATCATTGCAACATATTGAGCTGCTAACGTTATTTATCAATGAAAAAATATTTGATCACCTCATAGAAGAAGATCTTAGCCGTTTTTTTGAAATAAGAGCATATACTTCACTCGAAGGGTTGATCCAGCAAACTTGGCAGCATGAGCATATTCGGGCATTTCCGCTTATCCCAAGGCTTATTGACAATGATTATCCAGCATGGGATGGGGGAGGTATTCCTTCTGAAGTGGAAGATGAAATTTTGAGGCTAGAAAACGAGGAGGAGTTTGAGTACTTCGATGATATCGTAGAGGAAATATACGCAATTCATAAAATAGGTGGCTATCCAGCTTTTTGCCAAAGTGGTCATGATTACGGTGAGGAGTTTCCGTTTGTATTACAGATTGCCTCAGACGAGAAGGCTTATTTCAATATCGTCGATAATGGAAATTTCTATTTCTTTTTTAATCCAGAGCTAAATGAGTGGCGTGTTCATTGTGATTTTTATTAACATAGCAAATCAACTTTTGCTCATAGATAACAACAATCTATAAATAAGGAATACTTCAATATAACCACCTGTGATTAGGAATCAAGTGTTCAAAAAGACTGCATGGATGATTGTCATAAATAAAGTATCCCCAACAATAACTTGTTAAATAGACGCTGCAGCGATACATCTAAAACCGATGGCAGCCACATTGAAAACATTTTGTATTGTTGAGAGAAATCAAAATGTGTTTTTATTATCAATCCTATCTATTATGATGTCCTAGTTAAATTGTCGAAAACCACTTAATTGCAAAGGTAGAGGCTAGGGTGGCTCATCGGACGCCACCAGGAAAGCGCCCAGTCGGAGCAAAAACCAACCCCACATTATGGTGAAGAGCCTTTATTCTACATAAATGCTTGGAGTTAAAAATAAGTTCAAGGACCAGTAGTTTGCCCCAGTTCGTAGGGTGGACATTAATTTTTGTCATTATATGTTGGCAACAAGGTAGGGGAAATGAAGGTACACATTTCTTATTAATTGATTTCATGATGAGGAGGAATGATGATGAGGCGGCACACACCAGAAAATAAAGGAACAAAGAAGGTGAAAAAAGTGGAAAACAAAACAGTAGTAAAAAACGGTATTAGTTTTGGCGCGGTATTAGCCATTACGATTTCGTGGAGTGTAAATCATTCAATATTATGGGCAATCATACATGGTTGTTTTAGTTGGTTGTATGTAATCTACTACGCGCTAATAAGATAATAGTGAAAAGAAGCGGGATGAATGTGGAACCTCAACTACGCAATGCTGTGCAATTATCTAGAGAAACATTGCAACATATACATACCATAGAGAATGTGTGCTTCGTTCATAACTTATGGGCATTTAGCATAAATAACAAAGTGCTCTTTTTTCAAAGAAAAGCTCATATTTTATAAAGAAGATTTACTTACATCTTTGCGTGTATCGTAGAAGAAAGGTTGATAGGATGACACATCAAGTAACCGCCACAAGCAATATTGATTTTAATGCTACAGGCGTTGAAGAAATATTACAAAATGTAGCTTATATATTATCTACTTTCGTAATATCTTGCCCTTTATACAGGGATTTTGGTTTTAGACTAGATACTCTTCCACCTTTTCAGCTTGCAAAAAGGCGTAATACTGCACGCCTTATTGAGAGCATTCAACGTTTCGAGCCACGAGCTGTAGTAGTAGATGTAGATTATCTTGGAGATGCTTATGTAGGAAAATTAGAACCAGTTGTGAAAGTAATTATAAACGAATAAACGTTCTATGTAAGTTCGCAGCTAATAATATACTATTTTCTCTCTCATATCACAAAAATATGGCTCATCACCAAAAGTTGTGGATGACATTAATTAAACGTATGCCATATATATAAGTCAGAACGGAAATCAACCACACGTTAAGGTGATGATCCAAAAATATGCCAGGCTAGTCATTGAAATGTTAGCCTGGCATATTATAAGTAGGTTAGTTTTTAAATAAAAATTAAAATTATAATTATTGCTTTGTTCATAGACCTTTTTGTATGGAACGAACTATATGCATTTTCGTAAAAAGGGATGATCTAAATTATGCAGCTTTTCTGATTGCATCAATTTTTTGGATCAAAGTTTAAGAAAGTAATACCTAAGAAACTACCGCCACCTGTTAAGAAAATATCTACTAATGTACCTGGTTCTAAGCGTCTTGAGAAATTACATGCGCAACCTTTACAATGATGGTTTCTTCTTTAAAGAAGCATTTTTCCTCTGTGCAATGACAATTTTCGTACTCACGTTCGTACTCATATTTGCTATGATGTCGTATAAAACATTTATTATATACGGGAAAAGTATGATTAATTCATTATTTAAAACGACAAGCGTATTGTATTAAAAAGATGAAATGGAGAGGGAATATGAGAGGATTAATAAAAGGCTTTTTTATTTTATTTTCCTTGGTATTAATAACTGCTGCCTTGATTAAGTATAATCAGCCTTCATTAGAACGACCCATTGAAAAATATCCCGACATAAATTATTCTGAAGAAATTGGTGGAAAATTACAAAATGCAAATTTTACACAAAAGATTATAGTAGCGTTACGAGCAGCAGGCTATTATCCAGATAGTACGATAGGCTATTTAATTGAATCTCCAAACAATCAAGTAATGACCATACGATTACATAATTTAGATCAATTTGATAAAAGTACAGAAAGCGAAATTCAAAATATCGTCAACATTATTGCGAAAAATAATAACCTTCAGTTGTTTATCGTAGATGTCCGGCCTATTGATATTTAGTAATAAGGTTAGATAGAAAACAGTCTATTGATGGATGTACAAAATAGATAAATAGATAATAAATACTATAATACCTAGCAAATTATTGAAAAATTATTATATAATACATTCCCTATTCTTGATATATTTAGTATGTCAAAAGAATTTTTGGGAGGATTTAGTAATGAAAAAGCGAGTTTTAATGGCTGTTTTAATGTTATTAGCACTAATTACAGCTGCATGTGGATCTACATATAATGAAGGGAAGAAAAACTTACCGGCTAGTGATTCAGAAAAGGTCTCATCCGAAAATAAAAAAGAAAATGATGAAGAAAACAAGGAAGAAGCGAAAACGGAAGAGTCAGAGAAAGAGGCAGCTGTACCTGCTGTGACAGTTAATAATGCGAAACGTTATTTAGAAGATCTTCCTATTTTGACTGAAGATATTCTTACATTAAATAAGATTTCCTATAACTTTATCTCAACAAACCCTGAACTATTCCCTGCTACAACTAAAGAGGCTGTTGCAAAAGTAAAAAAGCTTACAGATAAAAAGGTAACTTCGAAGCATTTAAATAAAAATGTAGAACCATATTTAGAGAAAATCATTAATTTTACTGGGGACGTTATCCAAATCGAAGAACATAAGTTAGATGATGGTACGCCAGTTACAACAATTATTTTAGATGATATGGATTTCAATGCTATTTATGCACTTGGATATCAAACAACTGACATTTTAGAAGGTGATTTCATAGATATTTGGGGATTACCACTAGGTCAGTTCCAGTATGATAATATCGATGGTGGTACTACTTTAGCTCAAGTTATCGCGACTTCCTATATAGAATAAGTACGACCGAACAGGGAGCACTCTCTTTGAGCAGTGTTCCTTTTATTTTTCTCTGGGAAGGATATTTTTTGGATACATAAGTTGAAAAATTCGTGTGCTATAATCAACACAAAGAGGTGATTATTCTGAGAATTTTAGTTTTAGGCGCAACGGGGCGTGTTGGAAGCCACATCGTTTCTCTTGCGTTACAAGATAAACATCACATTACAGCGTTAGTTCGTAATCCAAATAAGATAAAAATAGGTCATGAAAATTTACATATTTTTCAGGGTAATGTTATGGAAAAACAAGATATAGAAAATGTCATGGCGAATGTAGATATTGTGATTAGTGCATTAAACACAGACGGTACAAATACATTAACTAAAAGTATGCCACTGATTCTTGACGCAATGGAAAAAGTGAATGTGAAAAGAATTATAACTGTTGGAACAGCTGGCATTCTGCAAAGTCGTCTGTCACCAAGTATATTACGTTACCAATCGAGCGAAACAAAAAGAAAAACAACCTTTGCGGCAGAGGAGCATCAAAAGGTCTATGAATTATTGAAGCAATCTGAATGCGATTGGACCATTGTCTGCCCTACATACTTGCCTGATGGTGAATACACGGGGATCTATCGTATCGAACGAGACTTTTTACCTGAAGGTGAGGGAGAGATATCTGTAGCAGATACGGCAGCGTTTGCCTATCAACAAATTCAGAGCAAGGAATACCTGAAATCGCGTGTCGGTATTGCGTACTGATTTCCTAAACAAATATCTGCGTACTCTTTTGTATTAAAAATAGTTGAATCATACATTTTTGTTTGCCATTTTGGTTAATTGTTGAAAAATAATATCTTGATAGTTTACGTTTCGCCATAATGTAATAACATCTAATTCTGTTAGTTCTTGAAGGCAGCTTTGTATGAATTCGTATGCGATAAAATAAGCTAAGCGATTAATACCAAATCGTTTACCTCCATTAATAGAGAACCATTCAAGATACACTGCTCTTGCATCAAGTGAAGTTAAATCGCTTAAAAACTCTTCAATAATTATTTGTTTATTATTTGTAGCAAATGTTATCCATTCTAAGTCTTCTTGAAATGCAAAGTATTCATCTTTCCTCGCACTTACCATCTTTGTAGAAAAATACGTTGCAATGCCTTCCTATAAAAGCCAAGTGAATAGGCTCTCCCAGTCTACCATCGCCCAATCAATACCTCTTTTTTCGGATAATAAATGGTGTAAAGCATGCCCAAACTCATGAGCAATAATAATTTGTAAATGGCGATCTTGAAGGGAAAGTTTCTCTAAGCAAAATGCAATTTCTGGTATGATTTGTCGGTAAGTAAAAGCATTACTTCCATATAAACCTACAATCAGATGTACATCCTTTGTAAATGTGATATCGTACATCTGTTCATAGTCCCTTGCAATATCACTAATAAGCTTAGGCATTTTATCTTTTATTTCAATTAACATTGAAATCTTTTCCTGGTGCTTTGGAATAGCCATTTTCATTTTTTTTCTACATTATGGCAATGATATCGCTCATAAATCTAAATCAATTATTTGATGTGGCATGAAAAGGAGTAATTTAATGCAAGAAGATCTCTTTCTACAATTGGTTCTCCACCTGCTTCTAGACATCTTTCAGTTGCCAATTTAATTTCCTGTTGATTAAAAAATGATTGCACCCCAGTTAAAAACACTATGCCAAAAACAAGTAATAGACCAAGTTTTAAAAATGGCCTTTTCATTTTATCGCTCCTTCTTTTGAACATGAAGTTCTATACATCAATACGATTAAATTCTTAACTCCTAAAAGTCACACAACTATTAATTACCGTTTTATGGTGATGGCTGTTATTTACAGTTTAATGGAAGAACAAAGGAAAGTACATATTACAAAATTCCTTAAAACACTTGATATGTACTGTTGTTAAAGTATGGAGACAAGAAATAGGAAATGAATAAGTAGATTAATTGACAATTTGTATACATTTGTATACAATAAAGATGTAATTAAGTGTATACAAATGTATACGATGAGAGGAGAATGAAAATGAGAAGTGAAAAATTTAAGGAATTTAGAGAAGAGGGACATCATCGAGGAGGACGTCACAGAGGAAGAGACGGCTCTCATCAACGCGGAGCTAAAACTTTCCGACGTGGAAGAGCTATTGCTTTTTTAGAGATGATGAATTTAAAACGTGCAACGATTAAGCAACAATTAGAGCAACCAGAGTTTCAATCTATTCAGCCAATGTTAGTGGGCGAATTAAAAGCCATTGATATGGTTATCAATGAATTCATTCAATTATTTGAAATACATGAAAGTGAAACGACGGATGCATCCGACAATCAAGAAGAAAATGAAAAATCTTTAGATCATGATGAGGAAGGGAATAACCTGAATGAAAATAATTAATCATTATATTGATTCCGTGTTTCATAAGCAAGATACTATTTTAGAGGAGGTTATTTCGTCCATTGAAGAAAACGGAATGCCCGCCATTTCTGTTTCTGCTTCTTCTGGAAAACTTTTAACAATGCTTGTCTCGATGACAGGAGCTAAAAATATTCTTGAAATAGGGGCTCTCGGTGGATATAGTGGAATTTGTTTAGCTAGAGGGTTCGGACGTGAGGGAAAATTAACTTCTCTAGAATTAGAGGAAAAATATACGCAACTAGCTTACGGGAATTTATCGAAGGCAGGTTTTGGTGAACAAGTGACGTATATGACGGGACCTGCATTGCAAAGCCTTGAGAAGCTTGTGCAGGGTAACGAGCGATTCGATTTTTTCTTTATCGATGCTGATAAGGATAATTATGAAAACTATTTAAATTATTGTGTGAAGCTAGCAAATTCCGATGCTATCATCGTTACTGATAACGTCCTTGCTGCTGGTAGTGTTGCAGATCCAAATGCCAAACCAAAGCGCTATACGGAATTGATGAAGAAATTCAATGTAGCAGTAGCAAACCACCCTCAATTAGAGTCGGTTATTATTCCAATCGGTGATGGCATGACACTTTCAAAAGTGAAGAAATAAGCATCATTTTAACTTCTTTCAGCGGATGTCACGGAAATCGGAAGGCATTGACGGACGAATGCGTATGTTTTGTTAGTGCTCTTTTTTTGCCTAACACTCTCTCATAATCTTAATTGAGTTTGAAACCTACAATAATTAAGACAAGTCCTTATTTTTCTGGATTCTTTTTAGGGGAGTTCATTTCTACTAAAAAGACTGAAGTCAAATGCATAAGCTTAACTTCAGTCTAATTACATATTTAACTATTTCGATTTAACTTATCTGATATGCTTCTAAGTATTTCAGTTTGCTCCTGCTGTATGTTAATGAATTTAATTAAAAACCAAATGATAAAGGCAGCTGGAACAATGTAAAACATAAATATAACGAAAAGAGGTATCAGTGCAAAAAATATTTCCATTTTAAATCTCCCTTTTTTTATGAACAAAGTAGAGAGGTGGCCTCTGCTAAATTATTTTAACTCTAGATGTAAAATTGGATATTGGCGACCAGAACTATCTGTTGGCTCTTCACTGACAATAGTAAAACCATTTTTCAAATAAAACATCTTTGCATTTTCATTGTCTTTATTGACATCAACAGACCGTACATTAAATTCCTTAATAAGTTGTTGCATGATTTGTTTCCCGTATCCTTTTCCAGTTTCAGCCGGATCTAAAAATAGCATTTCTAAATGCTGTCTATTAGTGCCTGAAAAACCTATCAAAACATTTTCCACAAACCAAAGTCTCACATCAAGATGTGGGAAATACATAGGGATTTCCTTTTTAATGTCTTCCTTATCTTTTAAACTTAGAAAATCATGAGTTGCGGATACGGATCTATCCCAAAGATTTAAAATAGCTTCATAGTCATTAGTAGTTGCTTGTCTGTTTTTCATAGTAATCTCTCCTTTTTCTCCTTGTTTATCACGCTCCTTTCTATTTTTTAATTGAAGATTTTAACGATATAGCACCAGTTTAGATAAAATTCCATTTTTCATTTTCCTCCCAATTGAGGGGATTTGTTGATATTATCTTTGTGTATCAAAAATTATATCATTGACTATAATATGAAACAACGCCAGTAAAAATAATAAAAGGGCCACATTAGTGACCCTTAGTATCAAGCCAGGAGGTGTAAGTCTAATTAGCTTTACACTACTATATTTATGATGTAGATGCTATTTTAGTTAGTCTTGTGCCTGCGAAATAGATTCCTAAAAAAATTAAATTTTAGGAGAAATATTAAATCAACAATCACAAAAAGCCTCTTCGTAAAGAGGCTCATCTTAACTAATTTTAGTTCCATTTGGTACAGATTGGTCAGGGGTTAATAGAATCACATCTCCTTCTACAGGAACCCCGCCAATAACTAAAACTTCAGACTTAAAGCCTGCCACACGACGAGGTGGGAAATTTACAATAGCTACTACTTGCTTACCAACAATACCTTCTGGCGTATAGCGTTTAGTAATTTGAGCAGAGGATTGCTTGATGCCAAGATCTTCCCCAAAGTCAATTTTCATTTTAATGGCAGGAATCCTTGCTTTCGGAAGTTCTTCGGCTTGGGTCACTGTACCAATTCTTATATCAAGATTAACAAAGTTTTCTATAGTTGCCATAAAAGTACCCCTTAAGTGAATTTAATATTATAAATATTATCATGGAATAAACAAATATTCAAAAAAATTGAAGATGTCGTAGTTGATTGTATTTATTGAAGGGGAGTATTTAATTTTCTATTTGTATAAACTCTTGTAAATTCTTTTCAATGAGATTATTTACTTTTTTTATAGTAGTTGGATAAATACTCTCGAAAATAACATATAGCGATTCAAATGATGCTTGGAGGTCTTTGTTTTGATTTAATTCATCTCGAGTGATTGTAAAATTTTCTAATGTAATAGGGTGATTATGGCGTTTCAGCTCCTGTTCAATTTTCTCAAGGAGTAAAAGAAAAGATTCATCATTAAAATACCTAAAACATGCTTTGAGCGCTGCCCAATTTTTAGGCTGAGCCATGAAATAAGCACTCCACCAATAAAATTCGATAAGGGATTTACTAACATGGTTATAATAAACATAAAACATAAATAATGCTCTTTGGCCTTCAGTAAGTTCCTCATAAAAGCGTTCTTTAACTTGGACAGTACTGCTGTTAGATTCTTTGGACACTTTTACCTTATAATTTCTAATTAGTGGTTCAAAGCATCTTTGACTAAGGTTGGAACAATTTAGATCAAAATCTTCTTTTTTTACCTTTATTATCAAAAATAATCACACTCCTACCTAATAATATAACATTTGGAATAAGAATGTGCTGTTTTTTATTGCTTTCTGTGTTTTACATTCATTTTGGATTGTAATTGGTTTTTCATACAGATAAAAATACAAAAAAATAAAGCATCTTTTAGTTTAAACCTCAAATAATAATGATTAGAAATAATTATTTGCAGGAGGTGAAAACTTGAGGAAATATTATCTATTAATCGCACTATGCATTTTAGGAATATTTGTATTTTTTGTAAATGAAAAATCGTTTGCAGACAAAGGCAGAAAATATTACGAAGAAGCAGGACAAATTTTGTGGGATATAAAAACGGATGAAAAAGTTATTGCCTTAACCTTTGATGATGGTCCTCATAAAAAGTACACACCTGACATTTTAGATATATTATCCAAATACAATGCCAAGGCCACATTCTTTATTGTGGGTGAAAACGCAGAAAAAAACCCAGAGCTTGCTTTACGTGTCCACGAAGAAGGACACGAACTAGCCATTCACACATATACGCATCCTTTTAGAACAAATGTTTCCAATTTAATGAAAGAAATAAAACAAACACATGCAACAATATATGGTATTACGGGATATTCTCCTGTATTATTTAGACCAGTTGAAGGTCAATATACGGATGCCATGATTGATGCAATTGTAAAAGAAGGGTATAAAGTTGTGATGTGGTCATGGCATTTAGATACATTTGATTGGAAAAAGATAGGGGAAAAGAAAATTATCAACACGGTGTTGAAAGGTGCTAAGCCAGGTAGTGTAGTGTTATTTCATGACGGTGGTGGAAATCGTGAGCAAACCGTGAGAGCATTGGAAAAAATCTTACCAGAACTTGAAAATCAGGGATATAAATTTGTAACGATTTCTGAGCTACTTGAGATTCAAAAATTAAATAATGAAGATAAAAAAAGTAAGGATTAGAAAGCTTAAAATAGTTAATTGCTCGGTTCCTAATGTAAACTGAGCTTTGCTTTTCTCATCGGACGCCCCCAGTCGGAACGGAAATCTTTTTTTCTCCACCTACTCGTGATTTAGAAAGTTTTATTTTTGAAAAGGATATTATTTATGTTGGTGAGAGGAAATACTAAAAACCTTTTAGCTTTATGGAGAGAATGGTCGTTAGATAGTATTTTTAAGACTGCTTGGCATGAGGGAATCCTTTTAACAGGCATTAGTGCTGGTTCAATCTGTTGGTTCGAGGAAGGAATAACAGATTCATTTGGAGGAGATTTAGAGCCGATAACATGTTTAGGGTTTCTTCCAGGAAGTAATTGTCCTCATTATGATGGAGAAATCTATCGAAGACCAGCTTATCATAATTTGGTTAAAGCTAATAAGCTCTCATCTGGACTTGCCATAGATGATGGAGTAGCAGTTCATTTTATCAATCAAGAAATCCATAAAATAGTTAGTTCAAAGCCTAATAGTAAAGCATATAAGGTCTCCTTGGATAATGATATTAAAGAGCAAGAGTTATCTGTAGAGTATTTAGGGAATATATAAATATATTACTATCAACAGCTTTGAAAAATAAGCCTACTCATGACTTTCCCTGTCGTCTTGAATAGGCTTATTTATATTTTTAGAAGAAAAAACCCCTTTATTTATGAACGGTTCATCAAATTTATTGTTTTACTTATGCATCAATTGTGTCGATATAAAATTCGGTAAGCTTGGATTTTTCTGTGTCTGTTTTAGCTTCACAAAAAAGTACTAACTGACTCTCTTCATCGTCAAACCATAAATATCTTATTTCTGTACCAAATCCGCTATTATCATTGTATTCGTATACGTCTATGTCCATATCTTCATCACTTGGTGGTAAAGTAAGTACACCTTGCATCGGAATAACCTCGTTTAAAAACTCCTCAATCTCATCGTTTAGTTTATCTTCATTTTTAAGTTTTTCGTACCGAAGATTGACTAAATCAACAAGCGTTTCTTTTGTTACCTGTATTAGTTGGTCTTCTATTGCCATTTTGCTTTACCTCCAATGATGGAATATTAAAGTTATAGAATTCTGATAAATTACATAGTTGGCAAGTTAATACAAGCAGATTATAAAAGTGGCTCATCACCGTGAGGTTGATTTCCATTCCGACTGGGCGCTTTGTTGCTGTCGCTTCGCTTTCGCACAGATAAAAAATTGTAGCTGCCGCTTCGCTTTCGCTACAGAAAACATTTGTTGTTGCTGTCGCTTCGCTTTCGCACAGATAAAAAATTGTAGCTGTCGCTTCGCTTTCGCACAGATAAAAAATTGCCGCTGCCGCTTCGCTTTCGCGTAGAGCTTCCTGGGGTGCGTTCGATGCGCTCCAGGGTCTCATCTGTGACGTTGTGATCTGACCTTAAGGAGTCGTCAGCCTCTGCTCTAATCAACTTATATACATAATATCATCTCCAACTTTTTGGTGATGAATAAAACGAAACAAGAGGTTTCTCTTTATGGCCGATAAATCTCGAATCTACTATACAGATTCATTCTCAGGCGGCATCCTTGCAGCTGATATTATGCTTGACCAAATTGAAGAAATCTTTGCTAAATAACAATGACAGCCTGAAGACTAATAAAAAAATCGCAATACTCTCATCGACAAAGGATGATTGTATAGCGTTTTTCATTCGCTCAATTTTTACAGCAGTAATATTGAAGAAATTTATTGATTTCTTTAGGTAAAAATAGGGTATCTGCATATCGTAAAACACGGGTTAAAATTATGGATATCATACAAAAAAGTTTAACTTAAATTTGAAACAAAATAGTGTGATTGAACGTAAAATAAGGAGGGGAGGGGTTAGAGTTGAGGTATTTATTAATTGGCGTTTTATTATCATTATTCAGTGTTTTAATAGCAATGATTTTTTGGGGGATGGAACAGGTTTATTTAGTTTCAGGAACGGTCGGCTGTGTCTTCATTGGAATTTCAATGATTTTTTCAGGTTCCATGGTTAGTGGGGATAGGATGAGGGCAAACATTGCTACCGAAACATCAGAACATAGGGACGAACGCAATAAAATTACGTTAAATTCCTTATACATTGCTTTACCAAATATTGTTGTTGCGGTTTTATTTTATTTTTTAAGTAAATGAAATTGAATGGAAAGAACGCTCAGAACTCTTGAGCGTTTTTTGAACTTTTAAGTGAGGTAATTTAGGCAAATGGATCCAATTATTCTTCATCAAACAAAGTGAATTAATATTTCCTGAACTCTTTTGAGGATTTAAGAGTGTTATTTGCAGTGACAGGAAGAATTTAGAACTAAGTAATGCATAGAAACGGGACAAGATGAATTTTTCTCTTGCTATGGAATTTAGTAAACAAAAGAAAGTGTAGATAAATAAACAATGTTGAGGTGAAGGGCCCTGAATCTTTAACTCCTTTCCGGACGCAATGATGCCGGGGCATAATTGATTATGACTATTACTTACTGAAAACCTTGATGTTAAGTCGTTCTATTTTGAGAAAAAGAAAGGTGAAAAGTGGATATTTGAACGAAAGAATTTTGATTTTTTCGACAGTTGCATTAACGTTGTCTACATTATGTTTATTTATGTCAGGACATTTTAAATTCCTTTTACCCTTTTTACTTTTTACAGTTCCTGCCTTAGTTTTATTTTTATTAAATGAAATGAAAAAAAGCTCCTGATGAAAGTTGATAAATA of Lysinibacillus agricola contains these proteins:
- a CDS encoding DNA-3-methyladenine glycosylase I; the protein is MKRCEWVKQDEPLYVEYHDKEWGIPVYDDQHLFEMLCLEGAQAGLSWWTILQKREGYRAAFDQFDASKIILYTEDKLQELSQDSRIVRNKLKIASVVTNAQAFLRIQEKYDSFSDYIWRFVDHQPIINEWSSIADVPATTEISERMSKQLKKDGFKFVGNTICYAFMQATGMVNDHVVDCFCRSEGSDDENR
- a CDS encoding DUF1963 domain-containing protein; its protein translation is MMKIDDIKAQLVRQATIFETGGVRPTHGLLESWIGYVGWSLPEEQWPEGFQPLAALFLKDLPFVPASLQHIELLTLFINEKIFDHLIEEDLSRFFEIRAYTSLEGLIQQTWQHEHIRAFPLIPRLIDNDYPAWDGGGIPSEVEDEILRLENEEEFEYFDDIVEEIYAIHKIGGYPAFCQSGHDYGEEFPFVLQIASDEKAYFNIVDNGNFYFFFNPELNEWRVHCDFY
- a CDS encoding NAD(P)-dependent oxidoreductase, which translates into the protein MRILVLGATGRVGSHIVSLALQDKHHITALVRNPNKIKIGHENLHIFQGNVMEKQDIENVMANVDIVISALNTDGTNTLTKSMPLILDAMEKVNVKRIITVGTAGILQSRLSPSILRYQSSETKRKTTFAAEEHQKVYELLKQSECDWTIVCPTYLPDGEYTGIYRIERDFLPEGEGEISVADTAAFAYQQIQSKEYLKSRVGIAY
- a CDS encoding O-methyltransferase, translated to MKIINHYIDSVFHKQDTILEEVISSIEENGMPAISVSASSGKLLTMLVSMTGAKNILEIGALGGYSGICLARGFGREGKLTSLELEEKYTQLAYGNLSKAGFGEQVTYMTGPALQSLEKLVQGNERFDFFFIDADKDNYENYLNYCVKLANSDAIIVTDNVLAAGSVADPNAKPKRYTELMKKFNVAVANHPQLESVIIPIGDGMTLSKVKK
- a CDS encoding GNAT family N-acetyltransferase, whose translation is MKNRQATTNDYEAILNLWDRSVSATHDFLSLKDKEDIKKEIPMYFPHLDVRLWFVENVLIGFSGTNRQHLEMLFLDPAETGKGYGKQIMQQLIKEFNVRSVDVNKDNENAKMFYLKNGFTIVSEEPTDSSGRQYPILHLELK
- the csaA gene encoding chaperone CsaA, translated to MATIENFVNLDIRIGTVTQAEELPKARIPAIKMKIDFGEDLGIKQSSAQITKRYTPEGIVGKQVVAIVNFPPRRVAGFKSEVLVIGGVPVEGDVILLTPDQSVPNGTKIS
- a CDS encoding polysaccharide deacetylase family protein — protein: MALCILGIFVFFVNEKSFADKGRKYYEEAGQILWDIKTDEKVIALTFDDGPHKKYTPDILDILSKYNAKATFFIVGENAEKNPELALRVHEEGHELAIHTYTHPFRTNVSNLMKEIKQTHATIYGITGYSPVLFRPVEGQYTDAMIDAIVKEGYKVVMWSWHLDTFDWKKIGEKKIINTVLKGAKPGSVVLFHDGGGNREQTVRALEKILPELENQGYKFVTISELLEIQKLNNEDKKSKD
- a CDS encoding DUF7668 domain-containing protein, encoding MAIEDQLIQVTKETLVDLVNLRYEKLKNEDKLNDEIEEFLNEVIPMQGVLTLPPSDEDMDIDVYEYNDNSGFGTEIRYLWFDDEESQLVLFCEAKTDTEKSKLTEFYIDTIDA
- a CDS encoding DUF5316 domain-containing protein gives rise to the protein MRYLLIGVLLSLFSVLIAMIFWGMEQVYLVSGTVGCVFIGISMIFSGSMVSGDRMRANIATETSEHRDERNKITLNSLYIALPNIVVAVLFYFLSK